The Nocardia sp. NBC_00508 nucleotide sequence CAAACGCAGGACCTGAGCGCGGATCCTGCGGCACCTACTAGTGCAGCCTGAATACGCGGAGAGGCGGGACAGTGAGTCGCACGCTGTGCCTGGCGCAGGACGCCGCGGCGGACGAGCTTCTGACCGAGGACCACTTCGCCACGCTGCTCGGGATGCTCCTGGACCAGCAGTACCCGATGGAGCATGCCTTCCGCGGCCCGAAGAAGATCGCCGACCGCATGGGCGGCTTCGACATCCATCGCATCGCCGAGGCAGACCCGCAGGAGTTCGAAGACCTCGCGGCGACGCCGCCCGCCATCCACCGCTACGGGCGTTCGATGGCCCGGCGCGCCCAGGAACTGGCTCGCTACGTCATCGAGAACTACGACGGCAAGGCCGAGAACATCTGGACCGCGGGCGACCCGGACGGCAAAGAAGTGCTGCGCCGCCTGAAGGACCTGCCCGGCTACGGCGAGCAGAAGGCGAAGATCTTTCTGGCCCTGCTCGGCAAGCAGCGTGGCGTGCGGCCGGAGGGGTGGCGCGCGGCGGCGGGC carries:
- a CDS encoding HhH-GPD-type base excision DNA repair protein — translated: MSRTLCLAQDAAADELLTEDHFATLLGMLLDQQYPMEHAFRGPKKIADRMGGFDIHRIAEADPQEFEDLAATPPAIHRYGRSMARRAQELARYVIENYDGKAENIWTAGDPDGKEVLRRLKDLPGYGEQKAKIFLALLGKQRGVRPEGWRAAAGAYGEEGSRRSVADVTDAESLAQVREFKKQAKAAAKST